The following coding sequences are from one Streptomyces sp. NBC_01485 window:
- a CDS encoding transglycosylase family protein, translating into MAVRGRHRRYQPNRINRASLTVTAGGAGMAIPLIGTGVAQAADVDTWNKVAACESTNDWDINSGNGFYGGLQFTQSTWEAYGGTRYAPRADLATRDQQIAVAEKVLDGQGPGAWPVCSVRAGLSRGGDAPDVHPDGTSTKATQGTQGTKPAASAKAAKTSLDDVRPQSTPQSRAGTAEMYTVVRGDTLSGIADAEDVKGGWQGLYAANRKAIGSDPDLILPGQRLSLRDRATAAGTAPGKAQGKAPSAKESKPAKSTKPKDDGDGKATTGHSLVAPVSAGTGTPYHASGSSWSKGYHTGVDFPVPTGTSVKAVKAGSVVSAGWGGSFGYQVVIRHADGRYTQYAHLSAISVRDGQSVSGGQRIGRSGSTGNSTGPHLHFEVRTGPDFGSDVDPVAYLRAGGVRI; encoded by the coding sequence ATGGCCGTACGCGGCCGGCACCGCCGGTATCAGCCGAACAGGATCAACCGCGCCTCACTCACCGTCACGGCGGGCGGCGCCGGCATGGCGATACCGCTCATCGGCACCGGAGTCGCCCAGGCGGCCGACGTGGACACCTGGAACAAGGTCGCCGCATGCGAGTCGACCAACGACTGGGACATCAACTCCGGCAACGGCTTCTACGGCGGACTGCAGTTCACCCAGTCCACCTGGGAGGCGTACGGCGGCACGCGGTACGCGCCCCGTGCGGATCTGGCCACCAGGGACCAGCAGATCGCCGTCGCCGAGAAGGTGCTGGACGGGCAGGGCCCCGGTGCCTGGCCGGTGTGCTCGGTGCGGGCCGGACTGAGCAGGGGCGGCGACGCCCCCGACGTCCACCCGGACGGCACGTCGACGAAGGCCACACAGGGCACGCAGGGGACGAAGCCCGCCGCGTCCGCCAAGGCGGCGAAGACGTCCCTCGACGACGTGCGGCCCCAGAGCACGCCCCAGTCCCGGGCGGGCACCGCGGAGATGTACACCGTCGTCCGCGGCGACACCCTCTCGGGCATAGCCGACGCCGAGGACGTCAAGGGCGGCTGGCAGGGGCTGTACGCCGCCAACCGGAAGGCCATCGGCAGCGACCCGGACCTCATCCTGCCGGGCCAGCGGCTCAGCCTGCGCGACCGGGCGACCGCCGCCGGCACGGCCCCGGGCAAAGCTCAGGGCAAGGCGCCGAGCGCCAAAGAGAGCAAGCCGGCCAAGAGCACGAAGCCCAAGGACGACGGCGACGGCAAGGCGACGACCGGCCATTCCCTCGTCGCGCCCGTCAGCGCCGGCACCGGAACGCCGTACCACGCGAGCGGCTCCTCCTGGTCGAAGGGCTACCACACCGGCGTCGACTTCCCCGTGCCCACCGGCACCTCCGTGAAGGCGGTCAAGGCGGGCAGCGTGGTGAGCGCGGGCTGGGGCGGCTCCTTCGGCTACCAGGTGGTCATCCGGCACGCCGACGGCCGCTACACGCAGTACGCCCACCTGTCGGCGATCTCCGTACGGGACGGGCAGTCGGTGAGCGGCGGCCAGCGCATCGGCCGGTCCGGCTCCACCGGTAACAGCACGGGCCCGCATCTGCACTTCGAGGTGCGGACCGGGCCCGATTTCGGGTCGGACGTCGACCCGGTGGCCTATCTGCGGGCCGGGGGCGTCAGGATTTGA
- a CDS encoding DMT family transporter — MSALALSVVLSLVSAVAYAGGAIVQERVAVSSPADEYAPLRRPGWWAAVALNGLGGVLHVVALAYGPLSLVQPLGALTIVFALPMAALFVGRRAGATAWRGAIMATVGLAGLLSLVGQADAQSLSTPQRVTVAVVTAGAVVALMVAARAAHRHPAIRSVLLATASGIAFGMSSVFTKTVAVDWTGGVSAADMPSLAVIGVLATAGMLLSQASYRGAGLAAPLATLTVVNPVVAAAVGITMFGETFRYGTTGTALALSCGVVAAGGLILLTTERLQGAHAEAAVPDPSASSASSAPSTVADEARVQVLGGVRIPKQPVAPLLEDARDVREERLVPEEISSGSDFESDSGSGSETDDESPWYYTPVHGGLYVPMPTVDRHRVRIKS, encoded by the coding sequence ATGAGCGCCCTCGCGTTGTCCGTCGTCCTGTCGCTCGTCTCCGCTGTCGCGTACGCGGGCGGGGCGATCGTGCAGGAGCGGGTCGCGGTGTCCTCGCCCGCCGACGAGTACGCGCCGCTGCGCCGGCCGGGCTGGTGGGCGGCGGTCGCGCTGAACGGTCTCGGCGGAGTCCTCCACGTGGTGGCGCTCGCCTACGGTCCCCTCAGCCTGGTCCAGCCGCTCGGCGCGCTGACCATCGTGTTCGCGCTGCCGATGGCGGCGCTGTTCGTCGGCCGCAGGGCCGGGGCGACGGCCTGGCGGGGCGCGATCATGGCGACGGTCGGTCTGGCCGGTCTGCTGTCCCTGGTCGGGCAGGCCGACGCGCAGTCGCTGAGCACCCCGCAGCGGGTGACGGTGGCCGTGGTCACCGCCGGTGCGGTGGTGGCCCTGATGGTCGCCGCGCGGGCCGCGCACCGGCACCCGGCGATCCGCAGCGTGCTGCTGGCGACGGCGTCGGGCATAGCGTTCGGCATGTCGTCGGTGTTCACCAAGACCGTCGCCGTGGACTGGACCGGCGGCGTGTCGGCGGCCGACATGCCGTCGCTGGCCGTGATCGGTGTGCTGGCCACGGCCGGCATGCTGCTGTCGCAGGCCTCCTACCGGGGCGCGGGCCTCGCGGCCCCGCTGGCCACGCTCACGGTCGTCAACCCGGTGGTGGCGGCGGCGGTCGGCATCACGATGTTCGGCGAGACCTTCCGCTACGGCACGACGGGCACCGCGCTCGCCCTGAGCTGCGGTGTGGTGGCGGCGGGCGGCCTGATCCTGCTCACGACGGAACGCCTGCAGGGAGCGCACGCGGAGGCGGCGGTGCCGGACCCTTCGGCCTCTTCGGCCTCTTCCGCCCCTTCGACCGTGGCGGACGAGGCGCGGGTGCAGGTCCTCGGTGGGGTCCGGATCCCGAAGCAGCCGGTCGCCCCGCTGCTGGAGGACGCGCGCGACGTACGGGAGGAACGGCTCGTACCCGAGGAGATCTCGTCCGGCTCAGACTTCGAATCCGACTCCGGCTCCGGCTCCGAAACCGATGACGAAAGTCCGTGGTACTACACCCCGGTGCACGGAGGGCTGTACGTCCCGATGCCGACCGTCGACCGGCATCGGGTCCGCATCAAATCCTGA
- a CDS encoding (2Fe-2S)-binding protein, with the protein MDLDPALAALRPLGGFFALHTPPGGSVEPSGPLPTLAQAYAEPLETPQNPETPDSATSDVYRDPLTFRVRKVTRALRAPEGRIGASVAQQGLAARLWSVTLGCAVLYGSVPDLAPGLLRWDPDAGAPDDLWLTEVRARPGDAATVAATVLDGHLEPLSAALRARHPVAPGLLRGNAGSALAGTARQLGQWARAHGRPDVAARARALTAELFTHPLLADTGTLTGTAFRRRSCCLYYRVPGGGLCGDCCFTRPPRSSPRAPSG; encoded by the coding sequence GTGGACCTCGACCCCGCTCTTGCCGCGCTCCGCCCGCTCGGCGGCTTCTTCGCCCTGCACACTCCACCAGGCGGCTCAGTAGAACCGTCCGGGCCGCTGCCGACCCTCGCGCAGGCCTATGCGGAACCCCTGGAAACCCCGCAGAACCCGGAGACCCCGGACAGCGCGACCTCGGATGTCTACCGGGATCCGCTGACCTTCCGGGTCCGGAAAGTGACCCGGGCGCTGCGGGCCCCGGAGGGCCGGATCGGCGCGTCCGTGGCGCAGCAGGGGCTGGCGGCCCGGCTGTGGTCGGTGACGCTGGGCTGCGCCGTCCTCTACGGGTCCGTCCCCGACCTCGCCCCCGGGCTGCTGCGCTGGGACCCCGACGCCGGCGCCCCGGACGACCTGTGGCTGACGGAGGTGCGGGCCCGGCCCGGGGACGCGGCGACCGTGGCCGCGACCGTCCTCGACGGCCACCTCGAACCCCTCTCCGCAGCCCTGCGCGCCCGTCACCCGGTCGCGCCGGGTCTGCTGCGCGGCAACGCCGGATCGGCGCTGGCCGGCACCGCCCGCCAACTCGGCCAGTGGGCCCGCGCGCACGGCCGCCCCGACGTCGCCGCACGCGCGCGTGCCCTCACCGCCGAGTTGTTCACCCACCCCCTCCTCGCGGACACCGGCACGCTGACGGGCACCGCCTTCCGCCGCCGCAGTTGCTGCCTGTACTACCGGGTACCGGGCGGCGGCCTCTGCGGCGACTGCTGCTTCACGCGGCCCCCGCGCTCTTCCCCACGCGCCCCGTCTGGGTGA
- the glgA gene encoding glycogen synthase codes for MRVGLLTREYPPDVYGGAGVHVEFLARELRRLVDVDVHCWGEGRTDGVLRHRPWPVLDGANDALRTFSVDLAMAAALEGRELVHSHTWYANLAGHLAKELYGVPHVVTAHSLEPLRPWKAEQLGGGYALSSWAERGAVEAADAVIAVSGAMREDILTCYPTLSPDRVHVVHNGIDTALYRPDHGTDALTRTGLDPDRPFVLFVGRITRQKGVPHLLRAVRDIDPAAQVVLCAGAPDTPEIDREFRDLFAELSRARDGVHWIPKMLPRPEVIQLLTHAAVFVCPSVYEPLGIVNLEAMACGTPVVASRVGGIPEVVEDGVSGTLVPVDEDFEAGLARALDAILGDPAAGRRMGEAGRVRAVREFGWDAVARRTVGLYEEILKQA; via the coding sequence GTGCGAGTGGGACTGCTGACCCGGGAGTATCCGCCGGACGTGTACGGCGGCGCGGGCGTCCATGTCGAGTTCCTCGCCCGCGAGTTGAGGCGGCTGGTCGACGTCGACGTGCACTGCTGGGGCGAGGGCCGCACCGACGGCGTGCTGCGCCACCGCCCCTGGCCCGTGCTCGACGGCGCCAACGACGCGCTGCGCACGTTCTCCGTGGACCTCGCCATGGCAGCCGCCCTCGAAGGCCGCGAACTCGTCCACTCCCACACCTGGTACGCCAACCTCGCCGGCCACCTCGCCAAGGAGCTGTACGGCGTCCCGCACGTGGTGACCGCGCACTCGCTGGAGCCCCTGCGCCCCTGGAAGGCGGAGCAACTGGGCGGCGGCTACGCCCTGTCGAGCTGGGCGGAACGGGGCGCGGTGGAGGCGGCCGACGCGGTGATAGCCGTCTCGGGCGCCATGCGCGAGGACATACTCACCTGCTATCCGACGCTGTCCCCGGACCGCGTCCACGTCGTGCACAACGGCATCGACACCGCCCTCTACCGCCCCGACCACGGCACCGACGCCCTCACCCGGACCGGCCTCGACCCGGACCGCCCGTTCGTCCTGTTCGTCGGCCGCATCACCCGGCAGAAGGGCGTGCCCCATCTGCTGCGCGCCGTACGGGACATCGACCCCGCGGCGCAGGTCGTGCTGTGCGCGGGAGCGCCCGACACCCCCGAGATCGACCGGGAGTTCCGCGACCTCTTCGCCGAACTGAGCCGCGCCCGGGACGGCGTGCACTGGATCCCGAAGATGCTGCCGCGCCCCGAGGTCATCCAACTCCTCACGCACGCGGCCGTGTTCGTCTGCCCCTCGGTGTACGAGCCGCTCGGCATCGTCAACCTGGAGGCGATGGCCTGCGGCACCCCGGTGGTGGCCTCCCGGGTCGGCGGGATACCCGAGGTCGTCGAGGACGGGGTGAGCGGGACGCTCGTACCGGTGGACGAGGATTTCGAGGCGGGCCTCGCGCGGGCACTGGACGCGATCCTCGGCGACCCGGCGGCCGGGCGCCGGATGGGCGAGGCCGGGCGGGTCCGGGCGGTGCGCGAGTTCGGGTGGGACGCCGTCGCCCGGCGTACGGTCGGGTTGTACGAGGAGATCCTCAAACAGGCGTAG
- the glgC gene encoding glucose-1-phosphate adenylyltransferase, with product MRRGGPSVLGIVLAGGEGKRLMPLTTDRAKPAVTFGGTYRLVDFVLSNLVNADVLRICVLTQYKSHSLDRHITTTWRMSSLLGNYVTPVPAQQRLGKRWYLGSADAILQSLNLVYDERPEYVAVFGADHVYRMDPRQMLAQHIDSGAGVTVAGIRVPRGESSSFGVITPGSDGQTVEGFLEKPADPPGLAGDPENVFASMGNYLFTTKALIEALQRDAEDEDSVHDMGGSILPQLTQRGEAHLYDFSGSHVPGETTRDQGYWRDVGTLDAYYDAHMDLIAERPAFNLYNRSWPIYTHANQLSPARFGAGGMASESIISAGCLIRGQVTRSVLSPGVVVDPGAVVQGSILHDNVHIGRGAVVRGAVLDKNVEVPPGATIGVNPERDAELYTVSENGVIALGKGQRVS from the coding sequence ATGCGTCGTGGTGGGCCATCGGTGCTCGGAATCGTGCTGGCGGGCGGTGAGGGCAAGCGCCTGATGCCGTTGACCACGGACCGCGCCAAACCGGCGGTCACCTTCGGCGGCACGTACCGGCTCGTCGACTTCGTCCTGTCCAACCTCGTCAACGCCGACGTCCTGCGCATCTGCGTGCTGACGCAGTACAAGTCGCACTCGCTGGACCGGCACATCACCACCACCTGGCGGATGTCGAGCCTGCTCGGCAACTACGTCACCCCGGTCCCGGCCCAGCAGCGGCTGGGCAAGCGCTGGTACCTGGGCAGCGCCGACGCCATCCTGCAGTCGCTGAACCTGGTCTACGACGAGCGGCCCGAGTACGTCGCCGTGTTCGGCGCCGACCACGTGTACCGCATGGACCCGCGCCAGATGCTCGCCCAGCACATCGACAGCGGCGCGGGCGTCACGGTCGCCGGGATCCGCGTCCCGCGCGGCGAGTCCTCCTCCTTCGGGGTGATCACCCCGGGCTCGGACGGCCAGACGGTCGAGGGGTTCCTGGAGAAGCCCGCCGACCCGCCCGGCCTCGCCGGCGACCCGGAGAACGTGTTCGCCTCGATGGGCAACTACCTCTTCACCACCAAGGCCCTCATCGAGGCCCTCCAGCGGGACGCCGAGGACGAGGACTCCGTGCACGACATGGGCGGCTCGATCCTGCCCCAGCTCACCCAGCGCGGCGAGGCCCACCTGTACGACTTCAGCGGGAGCCACGTCCCCGGCGAGACCACCCGCGACCAGGGCTACTGGCGGGACGTCGGCACGCTCGACGCCTACTACGACGCCCATATGGACCTGATCGCCGAGCGCCCCGCGTTCAACCTGTACAACCGCAGCTGGCCGATCTACACCCACGCCAACCAGCTCTCCCCGGCCCGCTTCGGCGCGGGCGGCATGGCGAGCGAGTCGATCATCAGCGCGGGCTGTCTGATCCGCGGGCAGGTGACCCGGTCCGTCCTGTCGCCCGGTGTCGTGGTCGACCCGGGAGCGGTCGTCCAGGGCTCGATCCTGCACGACAACGTCCACATCGGGCGGGGCGCGGTCGTGCGCGGGGCGGTGCTCGACAAGAACGTCGAGGTCCCTCCGGGTGCGACCATCGGCGTGAACCCGGAGCGTGACGCCGAGCTGTACACGGTGTCGGAAAACGGCGTGATCGCCCTGGGAAAGGGCCAGCGGGTGTCCTGA
- a CDS encoding wax ester/triacylglycerol synthase family O-acyltransferase — protein sequence MTADDLLAPLDLAFWNLESAEHPMHLGALGVFAAPSPTAGAHAADLLAARAAAVPGLRMRIRDLWRPFDSSQPFDLRRSLAFGGATREPDPDFDPVHHVTLHAPTADFQAGAGRLMERPLERGRPPWEAHVLPGADGVSFAVLFKFHHALADGLRALTLAAAVLDPLDLPAPRPRPAEPPRSLLPDVRRLPGLLRGAVSDVGRALDIGASVAVHTLGMCPTPALTARPTGTRRTAGVVIDLDDVHRIRKTEGGTVNDVLIAVVAGALRRWLDERGDGSDGVVPRALIPVSKRRPRTAHPQGNRLSGYLMRLPVDDPDPLRRLGTVRAAMDRNKDAGPGRGAGAVALLADHVPALGHRLGGPLVGQAARLWFDILVTSVPLPSLGLKLGGNPVTEVFPYAPLARGQALAVAVSTYRGSVHYGLVADAEAVPDLDRFAHALTAEVETLITACGS from the coding sequence GTGACTGCTGATGATCTGCTGGCGCCCCTCGACCTGGCGTTCTGGAACCTCGAGTCGGCCGAGCACCCCATGCACCTGGGCGCGCTCGGCGTCTTCGCCGCGCCCTCGCCCACCGCGGGCGCCCACGCGGCCGACCTGCTCGCCGCCCGCGCGGCCGCCGTCCCCGGCCTGCGCATGCGCATCCGGGACCTGTGGCGGCCGTTCGACTCCTCCCAGCCGTTCGACCTGCGCCGCTCGCTCGCCTTCGGCGGCGCGACCCGCGAGCCGGACCCCGACTTCGACCCCGTCCACCACGTCACGCTGCACGCGCCCACCGCCGACTTCCAGGCCGGGGCGGGCCGGCTCATGGAACGGCCCCTGGAGCGCGGCCGCCCGCCCTGGGAGGCACACGTGCTGCCGGGGGCGGACGGCGTCTCCTTCGCCGTGCTCTTCAAGTTCCACCACGCCCTCGCCGACGGCCTGCGCGCCCTGACGCTGGCCGCCGCCGTCCTCGATCCGCTGGACCTGCCCGCGCCCCGCCCCCGCCCCGCCGAGCCGCCCCGCTCGCTCCTGCCCGACGTGCGCAGACTGCCCGGCCTGCTGCGCGGGGCCGTCTCCGACGTGGGCCGCGCCCTCGACATCGGCGCCTCCGTCGCCGTCCACACCCTGGGCATGTGCCCCACCCCCGCCCTCACCGCCCGGCCCACCGGCACCCGCCGCACCGCCGGCGTCGTCATCGACCTCGACGACGTGCACCGGATCCGCAAGACCGAGGGCGGCACCGTCAACGACGTGCTGATCGCCGTCGTCGCCGGGGCGCTGCGCCGCTGGCTCGACGAACGCGGCGACGGCAGCGACGGCGTCGTGCCGCGCGCCCTCATCCCCGTCTCCAAGCGCCGCCCGCGCACCGCCCACCCGCAGGGCAACCGGCTCTCCGGGTACCTGATGAGGCTTCCCGTCGACGACCCGGACCCGCTGCGCCGCCTCGGCACGGTCCGCGCCGCCATGGACCGCAACAAGGACGCCGGACCCGGCCGGGGCGCCGGCGCCGTCGCCCTGCTCGCCGACCACGTCCCGGCCCTCGGGCACCGCCTCGGCGGCCCGCTGGTCGGCCAGGCCGCCCGGCTCTGGTTCGACATCCTCGTCACCAGCGTGCCCCTGCCCAGCCTCGGCCTGAAGCTCGGCGGGAACCCGGTCACCGAGGTCTTCCCGTACGCCCCGCTCGCCCGCGGCCAGGCCCTGGCGGTCGCCGTCTCGACCTACCGCGGCAGCGTCCACTACGGGCTCGTCGCCGACGCCGAGGCCGTCCCCGACCTCGACCGGTTCGCCCACGCCCTGACCGCCGAGGTGGAGACGCTCATCACGGCCTGCGGCTCTTGA
- a CDS encoding SDR family NAD(P)-dependent oxidoreductase produces MTVTEDGSTAVTEEVGDETVDDIVHGPGIDPERLALCLAVLEELDKLDVDHPDAITVRRATAGVYRTVKQRRRQDRRAAKTAHDKAVTEATATGSAQRIDDETEGILPSSVTEEGRVAGILQRPRSCYTCKTRYVEVDYFYHQLCPDCAGLNRAKRDARADLTGKRALLTGGRAKIGMYIALRLLRDGAHTTITTRFPKDAIRRFKAMDDSADWLHRLEVVGVDLRDPAQAVALADQVAEAGPLDVLINNATQTVRRLPSAYAALVDGESAPLPAGELPAHHVIGAFGSGAVGDLGGPAALPVGISGLDAQQVADLALVAGNASVARHLDGTAIDAGGLVPDVVDTNTWVQTIEQISPVELLETQLCNYTAPFILISKLRPAMASAAGKATSGRAYVVNVSAMEGVFGRGYKGAGHPNTNAAKAAMNMVTRTSAQEMLQTDGILMTSVDTGWITDERPHYDKLRLAEEGFHAPLDLVDGAARVYDPVVRGEAGEDVYGVFLKDYAPGKW; encoded by the coding sequence ATGACGGTGACAGAGGACGGCTCGACGGCGGTCACGGAGGAGGTCGGGGACGAGACCGTGGACGACATCGTCCACGGGCCCGGCATCGACCCGGAGCGGCTCGCCCTCTGCCTCGCGGTACTGGAGGAACTCGACAAGCTGGACGTCGACCACCCCGACGCGATCACCGTGCGCCGGGCCACCGCCGGCGTCTACCGCACCGTGAAGCAGCGCCGCCGCCAGGACCGCCGGGCCGCCAAGACCGCCCACGACAAGGCCGTCACCGAGGCCACCGCGACCGGCTCCGCCCAGCGCATCGACGACGAGACCGAGGGCATCCTGCCGTCCTCCGTCACCGAGGAGGGCAGGGTCGCGGGGATACTCCAGCGCCCGCGCTCCTGCTACACCTGCAAGACCCGGTACGTCGAGGTCGACTACTTCTACCACCAGCTCTGTCCGGACTGCGCCGGCCTGAACCGCGCCAAGCGCGACGCCCGCGCCGACCTCACCGGCAAGCGCGCCCTGCTCACCGGCGGCCGCGCCAAGATCGGCATGTACATCGCGCTCCGGCTGCTGCGCGACGGCGCGCACACCACCATCACCACGCGCTTCCCGAAGGACGCCATCCGCCGCTTCAAGGCCATGGACGACTCGGCCGACTGGCTGCACCGTCTGGAGGTCGTCGGCGTCGACCTGCGCGACCCGGCGCAGGCCGTGGCCCTCGCCGACCAGGTCGCCGAGGCGGGCCCGCTCGACGTCCTCATCAACAACGCGACGCAGACCGTGCGCCGCCTGCCCTCCGCCTACGCCGCCCTGGTCGACGGCGAGAGCGCCCCGCTGCCCGCCGGTGAGCTGCCCGCCCACCACGTCATCGGCGCGTTCGGCTCCGGCGCGGTCGGTGATCTCGGCGGGCCGGCGGCACTGCCCGTCGGCATCAGCGGCCTCGACGCACAGCAGGTCGCCGACCTCGCGCTGGTCGCGGGCAACGCCAGCGTCGCCCGGCACCTCGACGGCACCGCCATCGACGCGGGGGGTCTCGTCCCCGACGTCGTCGACACCAACACCTGGGTGCAGACCATCGAGCAGATCTCCCCGGTGGAGCTCCTCGAGACCCAACTGTGCAACTACACCGCGCCGTTCATCCTGATCAGCAAGCTCCGCCCGGCCATGGCCTCGGCCGCCGGGAAGGCGACGAGCGGGCGCGCGTACGTCGTGAACGTCTCCGCGATGGAGGGGGTCTTCGGGCGCGGTTACAAGGGCGCCGGTCACCCCAACACGAATGCCGCGAAGGCCGCGATGAACATGGTCACGCGGACCAGCGCGCAGGAGATGCTCCAGACCGACGGGATCCTCATGACCTCCGTCGACACCGGGTGGATCACCGACGAGCGCCCGCACTACGACAAGCTGCGGCTCGCGGAGGAGGGGTTCCACGCGCCGCTCGACCTCGTCGACGGGGCGGCGCGCGTTTATGACCCGGTGGTGCGGGGGGAGGCGGGGGAGGACGTGTACGGGGTCTTCCTGAAGGACTACGCACCCGGTAAGTGGTAG
- a CDS encoding SDR family oxidoreductase — translation MTSSHALRGRAAVVTGATRGIGRAVAQALADAGARVCVSARDAAEVRRTAEELGGVGLAGGVGDPGHPEELTALCLREFGRLDILVNNAATNRPYGPLMDADPALWREAFTVNVEAPLRLVQCAWRGWMREHGGAVVNICTEGATHVGPHVGAYGTTKAALLHLTRQLAGELGPGVRVNAVSPGLVRTEMARFMWEPREAEIAPTLPLGRIGEPEDVARAVLWLCSDEAEWITGADLLVDGGTNVGRARTAP, via the coding sequence ATGACGTCGTCGCACGCGTTACGAGGCAGGGCCGCCGTCGTCACCGGGGCCACCCGGGGCATCGGCCGGGCGGTGGCACAGGCGCTCGCCGACGCCGGGGCACGGGTGTGCGTCAGCGCACGGGACGCGGCGGAGGTGCGGCGGACCGCCGAGGAGCTGGGCGGGGTGGGCCTGGCCGGCGGCGTCGGGGACCCCGGGCATCCCGAGGAGCTGACCGCGCTGTGCCTGCGCGAGTTCGGCCGCCTGGACATCCTGGTCAACAACGCGGCGACGAACCGGCCCTACGGCCCGCTCATGGACGCCGACCCGGCTCTGTGGCGCGAGGCGTTCACCGTGAACGTCGAGGCACCGCTACGGCTGGTGCAGTGCGCGTGGCGGGGCTGGATGCGCGAGCACGGCGGAGCGGTCGTCAACATCTGCACGGAGGGCGCGACCCATGTCGGCCCCCACGTCGGCGCCTACGGCACCACCAAGGCCGCCCTCCTCCACCTCACCCGGCAACTGGCGGGCGAACTGGGCCCAGGCGTACGGGTCAACGCCGTCTCCCCCGGCCTGGTACGCACGGAGATGGCCCGCTTCATGTGGGAGCCCCGGGAAGCGGAGATCGCGCCGACCCTGCCACTGGGCAGGATCGGCGAGCCGGAGGACGTGGCGAGGGCGGTGCTGTGGCTGTGCTCCGACGAGGCGGAGTGGATCACAGGCGCGGACCTACTGGTGGACGGCGGCACGAATGTGGGAAGGGCGCGCACCGCACCCTAG
- a CDS encoding amidase, which yields MTSWVGRTAVEIAAAVREKQVTPREVVAEHLARIERLDGRIGAFRVVRAQAALAEADEVAARADLAELPLAGVPVAVKDNLAVRGESTRVGSAATPDLPADADHVTVARLRAAGAVVVGLTNVPELCVFGTTEGVHGTARNPWDTSRTAGGSSGGSAAAVAAGMVPIALGNDGMGSLRIPAANCGLVTIKPGHGVVPAGIGDGDWFGMSENGPLATTVEDARLMLAILADADTGTDAADTVRSAERGALKIAVSVRSPLAGVTVSGPYTGAAREAAGVLVRAGHHVERAEPPYPLSLSITSLAHWTAGTAVDAAPLDPRLLTRRTRVHAAIGRRFLNGVRDGSAREELRRRLEPFFAEYDVLLTPALARRSPKSVAWHERGWLRNVLANTNYSPLTPPWNLTGWPAMAVPFGTLPSGAPTAVQLVGRPGSEDELLRLAGQLEELRPWRRTAPLD from the coding sequence GTGACCAGCTGGGTCGGCCGGACCGCCGTCGAGATCGCCGCCGCCGTGCGGGAGAAGCAGGTCACACCGCGTGAGGTGGTGGCGGAGCATCTCGCGCGGATCGAGCGTCTGGACGGCCGGATCGGCGCGTTCCGCGTGGTGCGGGCGCAGGCGGCGCTCGCCGAGGCCGACGAGGTGGCCGCCCGCGCCGACCTGGCCGAACTGCCGCTGGCCGGCGTCCCGGTGGCGGTCAAGGACAACCTGGCCGTACGGGGCGAGTCCACCCGCGTCGGCTCGGCCGCGACGCCGGACCTCCCGGCCGACGCCGACCATGTCACCGTGGCCCGGCTGCGGGCGGCCGGCGCGGTCGTCGTGGGCCTGACGAACGTGCCCGAGCTGTGCGTCTTCGGTACCACGGAGGGCGTGCACGGCACCGCCCGCAACCCGTGGGACACCTCGCGCACGGCGGGCGGCTCGTCCGGCGGCAGCGCCGCCGCGGTCGCCGCCGGGATGGTGCCGATCGCGCTGGGCAACGACGGGATGGGCTCGCTGCGCATCCCGGCGGCCAACTGCGGCCTGGTGACGATCAAGCCGGGCCACGGCGTCGTCCCGGCCGGGATCGGGGACGGCGACTGGTTCGGGATGTCGGAGAACGGTCCGCTGGCGACGACGGTCGAGGACGCTCGGCTGATGCTGGCGATCCTCGCCGACGCAGACACCGGCACCGACGCCGCCGACACCGTACGGTCCGCGGAGCGCGGCGCGCTGAAGATCGCCGTCTCCGTGCGCAGCCCGCTGGCCGGCGTCACGGTGAGCGGTCCGTACACGGGCGCGGCGCGGGAGGCGGCCGGGGTGCTGGTCCGGGCCGGGCACCATGTGGAGCGGGCCGAGCCGCCGTATCCGCTGTCGCTGAGCATCACCTCGCTCGCGCACTGGACGGCGGGCACGGCCGTGGACGCCGCGCCTCTCGACCCGCGGCTGCTGACCCGGCGCACCCGGGTGCACGCGGCGATCGGCCGGCGCTTCCTGAACGGGGTGCGCGACGGCTCGGCGCGGGAGGAACTGCGCCGGCGCCTCGAGCCGTTCTTCGCGGAGTACGACGTCCTGCTCACACCGGCGCTCGCACGACGCTCGCCGAAGTCGGTGGCGTGGCACGAGCGGGGCTGGCTGCGCAATGTCCTGGCGAACACGAACTACTCGCCGCTGACCCCGCCGTGGAACCTGACCGGCTGGCCCGCGATGGCGGTCCCCTTCGGCACGCTGCCGTCGGGCGCCCCCACGGCGGTGCAGTTGGTGGGCCGGCCCGGGTCGGAGGACGAACTGCTGCGGCTGGCCGGGCAGTTGGAGGAGCTGCGTCCGTGGCGCCGGACGGCTCCGCTCGACTGA